Proteins from a genomic interval of Ciona intestinalis chromosome 9, KH, whole genome shotgun sequence:
- the LOC100184806 gene encoding uncharacterized protein LOC100184806: MESSPETIRVIREPRAPPSDGSVTFSPRSREFNPPPAPTRRRRLPLPQLGPDVESYAFLDSLRMVRAPGEAQDAFSTSSDDDERTNDVEASDDVIRRVASFSRRNAVVDQRARRSSRVPTNLEQFLRRLNDEELANEFQAWMLETRDRTPPPVPPPPPPPQASRRRTLYDFMKKSFCLVGTLVVGVVFVLFGVVFVANSVVLENDVKNAYVIAGTALVGTGALIMILYTAWHCYQKVIKIRMRERRRSQYAHARTDVTSETGVGSDELISCTFASGEPPDIDFNPVVELYSHRGSSVWAGSSFSTLPPPYVDMEVTSSDRQLRLMNSSNPMPYSDGTSFQGGPDTRSRSSSLSKWRQRAATESRIHRSRIIQSRLSLTPSTRRLSKYKTLER, translated from the coding sequence aTGGAATCTAGTCCAGAGACTATACGCGTCATCAGGGAGCCTCGAGCTCCACCTAGCGACGGTAGCGTGACGTTCAGTCCAAGGTCAAGGGAGTTTAACCCGCCTCCCGCTCCTACGAGAAGAAGAAGGCTCCCGCTGCCACAGCTAGGTCCGGATGTTGAATCTTACGCTTTCCTGGACTCTTTACGGATGGTGCGAGCACCAGGGGAAGCTCAGGACGCATTTTCTACGTCATCAGATGATGACGAAAGGACCAACGACGTAGAAGcatctgatgatgtcattcgTAGAGTGGCGTCGTTTTCGCGGCGAAACGCGGTAGTTGACCAGCGAGCACGTAGGAGTAGCAGAGTGCCGACTAATCTTGAGCAGTTTCTACGAAGATTAAACGACGAAGAACTTGCCAATGAATTCCAAGCTTGGATGTTAGAGACTCGAGATCGAACCCCACCCCCGGTACCTCCTCCACCACCTCCACCGCAAGCATCAAGACGTAGGACTCTTTACGATTTCATGAAGAAGTCGTTCTGTTTGGTGGGTACGCTGGTAGTGGGTGTTGTGTTCGTTTTGTTCGGTGTCGTGTTCGTAGCAAACAGCGTGGTGCTTGAAAACGATGTTAAAAACGCTTACGTTATTGCTGGTACTGCATTGGTCGGCACAGGTGCTCTCATTATGATTCTGTACACTGCGTGGCATTGCTACCAGAAAGTTATCAAGATCAGGATGCGGGAACGAAGACGATCGCAATATGCGCATGCGCGAACCGATGTGACGTCAGAGACGGGTGTTGGAAGTGACGAACTGATCAGTTGTACTTTTGCGAGCGGGGAGCCGCCAGATATTGACTTCAACCCAGTTGTTGAGCTTTATAGTCACAGAGGATCTAGTGTTTGGGCGGGAAGTTCGTTTTCAACCCTCCCGCCACCTTACGTGGATATGGAGGTGACCTCAAGTGACCGGCAACTAAGGTTAATGAACTCTAGTAACCCCATGCCGTATTCTGATGGGACCTCATTTCAAGGAGGTCCAGATACTAGAAGCAGATCTTCAAGTTTGTCTAAGTGGCGCCAGAGAGCAGCTACCGAATCACGGATTCATAGAAGTCGTATAATTCAATCCAGGCTCTCTCTAACGCCCTCCACACGCAGGTTGTCAAAGTACAAAACACTAGAACGCTGA